The DNA segment TTATCGATTCTGTATTCGCAGTCGACCAAGTCGgctatcctcctatccgcttgtgtctgaCTTGTTTGTCTCTTTGTTTTATGTATTGGTCGTAAAACTATGCATGTTGCATGTTAAGGGTATATCTGTCATTTGTTTGTGTATTTGTGCCTTCTGTTTCTGCTGCATGTTGTTTGCAGAAACAGTCAACTGTTTGCAGGCTTTGGCGAAACACTCTGTTTCGTCGAAtacatgtcgacgaaacagacatGATAACTATtggttctgtttcgtcaaagtgGTCAACGAATCATACGTGAttcgttgactgttgggcttaGTCTTGGGCTTTCTTCTGTTTCGTCAGCCCAGATTGTGATTCGTCGAGCCTTTCAGCCCATCTGCTATATAAGGCACAGATGGTTCACAGTTTAGTCTCagagatgagagaataccctTCAAGCTTGtaaactgtgtttgtatcagtttgagatatctcatccagttaatcaaaagagtgtgtttctttggttaaccattGTGTGTTATTGTGTTCTATGTTTGATTGgcttagttaagtggattccgcacacttaactttgtttgttataaacaaggctTTGGTAGTGAAAATCAATTctccgatttcgggacctacacACCCGGGACAAAATTTATTGCATTCATTAAAATCTACTTCTAGTATTGATTATGGAAAACCTAGTTCTATTTGTCAACCATGTGTTTTTGGTAAAAGTGTTAAGTTACCTTTTTATGATTCCTTAAATAAAACTTCTTTACCATTTGACATTATTCATAGTGATTTATGAACATCACCGGTTCTTAGCACCGGTGGGCATCGTTATTATATATTGTTTCTTGATGACTTTAACAACTTTCTATGGACATACCCCATAAGTCGCAAGTTTTCGAGATATTCACACGTTTTAACAATTACATCAATACCCAATGTAAGCGAAAAATAAAACAGTTTCAGTGCGACAATGGGAATGAATATGCAAATAATAATTTCCAAAATTTTTGTCATAACAATGGTATGTACTATCGTTTTTCCTGCCCTTACACCTCCTCCCAAAACGGAAAAGCGGAACGCAATACGCACTCTTCTCGCTTAATCTTCTCTACCACAAAACTTCTGGCATCACGCGCTTGAAGCTGCCACCTACCTTCTTAATATTCATCCAAGCAAAAACCACAAATTTCTCTCACCCACTACCCTTCTTTACAATTGCCAGCCCACCTACGAACACCTACGCGTTTTTTTTGCTGCTTGTGTTATCCCATCCTCCCCTCCAACATAATTCATAAATTAACCAACCGATCCCAACCTTGTGTGTTTCTCGGTACCCCACCAACCACTGAGGCTACAAGTGCCTAACCTTAAACGCACAAAATCTTCATTAACTGCCATGTCCACTTCGAGGAATCCATTTTTCCATATCACATCCGTTCCCCCACCCCTTCCCATTCGTTTGACTTTCTTTCTTCTCCCTTACACCCACTTCTGTGGTCTCATGTCTCCCAACCAAACTCTCAACCATCAGTCTCGGCCCAGCCCGGTTCAACTAGCCCCCGGCCCATCACCAATCTCCTACACACACCGCCGCCCAGCCCATTCCCCCTTCCAACCCCATCAGACCTCACGGCCCCAACCCGCTGCCACTGAGCATGTTTCTCAAACAACCCCCCCCCCTTCTCCCTCATAACCCAACTCACCTCCCCTCATTCACACATACACTCGCAGACAGCCTGGTACCACTCAACCCAGGCCTCTCTTCTTCCCGGGTCATGCCACGGCAGCCCATTCTACCCCAATTGTCCCTCCTCCTCCGCCCCCACCGTCGCAACCTCCCACCCGTACCATGCGCACACGCGCTATGGATGGCATCTCTATACAAATTAAGCTGAACCTTAACCTTCACACTTCCATCATTGCTCCTATTCCCAAAAACCCACAGGTTGCTCTGTCCTCCCCAGAATGGTACAATGCTATGAATGACGAATTTAGTGCTCTTATTAAAAATGAGACATGTGAACTTGTTCCTAGAACACCAGATATGATTATTATTCGCAGCATGTGGCTTTTTAAGCATAAGTTCAAATTAGATGGAAGTCTTGAACGTTATAAGGCTCGCTTGGTATGTGACGGTAGAAAACAGCAGGTTGGCATTGATTGTGGGGAAACGTTTAGTCCGGTGGTCAAACCCGCAACCATTCGCTTGGTGTTATCTTTAGCTCTTTCTCAGTAATGGAAGATTCACCAACTTGACATCACAAACGCTTTTCTTCATGGGAATTTGGCTGAAACAGTATACATGTATCAGCCCATGGGGTTTTGACATCGAGACTATCCGGATCATGTGTCTCGTCTCAAGAAATCTAAGTATGGCCTGAAACAGGCCCCGCGTGCGTGGTATCAACGCTTCACGGATTTTTTCCTAACGCTAGGCTTCGTGCAGAGCAAGTATGACAACTCTCTATTCATATATCACTAGGGATCTCACACAGCTTATTTATTGAtctatgtggatgacataatccTTACCACCTCGTCGGATGATCTTCGTAAGCGCCTAATGTCTTCTCTTGCCGGTGAATTTGCGATGAAAGATTTGGGACCCTTGACATATTTTCAAGGTATTTCTGTTACTCGCAGAGGGGATCAAATGTTCTTATCCCAGCATGCTTATGCTAAAGATATTCTGCATCGGGCTGCCATGGATTCTTGCAAACCTGTTGACACTCAATCTAAACTGAGTAGCTCCTCCGGTCCTATGTTTGATGACCCGTCTACCTACAGGAGCCTCACGGGTGCGCTACAATATCTTACTTTCACACATCCCGACATTACATACGCAGTTTAGCAGATTTGTATGCATATGCATTCCCCCCGGGTTGATCATTGGAATGCTCTCAAACGGATTATGCGATACATTCAAGGCACTTCTGATTTTGGTCTACTTTTAGGACCCACGCCTCAGTTATCCTTGGGTGCTTACACCGACGCTGATTGGGATGGATGTCCCGTAACTCGCCGCTCAACCTCTGGCTACTGCGTTTATCTCGGAGACAATCTTATCTCCTGGTCTTCCAAACGGCAATCTACCATCTCTCACTTCAGTGTAGAAGCTGAATATCGCGGTGTCGCCGATGTCGTCGCAGAAATTTGTTGGCTTCGAAACCTGCTTCTTGAGCTGCACCGTCCTCTCACATGCAACCTTTAGTTCCTAAGACTTGACTACTTGAGATATATTTAACTTTCTTTTTGAAAATCATTTTCCCAACAATAAAGTTGGTGACCAAAGTTTGATGATAAATTTTATACTTGAAAATTTCTTAAAAAAGTGTAACTAGCAATCCTAATTCAAATTATTATGTATACTTTCAGGGAAGTTGACATTGAATGGATGTTTCGATGAGCAAGTCTTTGGTTGGAAGCCATGACCTATTCTTTAGTAAAAGGTTGTTAGAAAATTAATCATCATTTGTGTTCATGGGTTAAACAGGCTAAACTTGCAATAGAGGTGACGTGAAGTGACAAGACGAAATAAAGCATTTAAATTAGCGATATGGGGTTATTGGCTTAACATCTGAGAATAGAGCTGAGACAAGACGAAATGGGTATTTCTTTAAAGCAAACAAGATATGCCACGAAGATTCTCAAAGATGCAAACTTGTGGGAGTGCAATCCTACAAATTTTCCTATCGACCTAGGTCTTAAGCTTGGAAAAGACATTGAATATGGGCAACGTTACTCAGTGAAACAAACTACACATCTTGGGCTATCAAGATGGAATCGTTCACGTATGCACGTGGCGTTGTTGATGAGCACAATGTAACGCTTTGGTGGCGAACTTTGCACTTTGCGTCGACGACACGAGACGCTTGAGAGCCACCTTTGTATTTTGAATGTTGGCTAGGCAATAGTAGCTTGCTACTATCCGTGGTTTTCAGCTCAGTTGCGACTGAGGTGCTCAATAAGTCAATAGCTACTTCTTGGGTAGTGGCTCGGTGGCTACTGATGCGAGTGGGCTCGGTAGCAACCTATGAGCGACAACTTTGGAATAGCAATTTAGGTTTAGTAGCTACTACTTGGCGGTGGCTTGGTAGCAACTTCTGCAAGTTAAGATTGTTTTCATTTctattgtattttatttataaaattgtGAACGGTTTCCTACAAAGTATAAGATATATTGAATTTAATAACAAGAGAGGATACTCACAAGTAAAAACGTGTTTATGTGTTGCTAATCTCCCAAAAAATTAATGCCTTTTCTCTTAAGGTTACATTAAGCTATGTTGCGCATTTTTAAGGCACATATGCCTCCTCGCCCAAAGCTTAGGCGCAAGGTGCATGCCCGATACCAAAAAGGCgtacttttataaaatattaaatttacaTATAATAGGCTTAGAGAAATAAAGATATATAGTCAATAAAACAATTATTATAACCAGATAATAAAAGATTTCAAGATTCACTAATAAATCACTAATAGACAAGGGTTaatgaaatataaaaatataaattaaaaaattcgGGTATAagatcgggtaaacgggtatgtggtttcgggtaatcgggtggggtatcacctaatcccgtacccgacccatacccgcgaaattttttaaaactaatcccatacccggcccaataccagtcgggtatcgggtatacccgtcccatttgtgtcgggttttgggcatacccgtcgggctcgggtatttttgccatccctatcCCTACGCCTGAGCTTCTAGGCACGCACCTAGTGCGGCTTTAAAACATAGACATTAAGTTTCATAATTGCCACAACCATTTTCAGCCTCAGATAGTTTTTATGTGATAAATACAATTAAGCTGTTAGTTGTTACTGACCTCGTGGCTCCACGCTAAATGAAAACTTAAAGGTGTTCCTTTGACTTGAATCTACAGTTCTTAGAAGGTCACCTTCTCTCGTCCAATAGAAAACCAATTGGTTCTCCAACCTTGCTGCTAACAAGTTTATGGGGACTTGAATCCTCCAATATTTTTCACCATCATGAATATGAGCTGTTACCACGTATTTTGTTTCTATAGAAGCATCAATGTGGTGTAAAGCAACATTAGCACATATAACAACTCCGATCCATGGGCCTTTATGAGTCAAACTTTCACCAGATCTTAGCAGCTTGTAATCTAATGGAATTTCACTTCCAGCACCAAGTATCTCAAATACAGCTTCTGATGTGATCCAACATCTTGTTCGTAACTGCAAAATTTTAATAAAATGAAAAGAGTAAACGAGATGCGGGCAAATGCTGATTCCACACTACGCTAAAGATGACACATCATATCTACCATATAGTTGTGACACACACATGCATGTGcgcatgtgtgtgtgtgtgagagagagagagagagagagagagagagagagagagacctgaaggtaattatttaatatttttttctgCCATATGACTGCCGTTTTCGTTCTCTGCTATGTTAGGGCAATTCAAACAGGAAACCATTGGAAAAGTGCTGTTGCTTCTGCCATGAAACTTAGAAACAGCTACCCATTTTTTTGAGATAATGTAATTGAATCTCATCGGAAGTCCATAAAGAGTGTCTTCACTTACAATTGAAAGTTTTGGTAGTGACTGAAGCCTCTTGCAATTATTCAAACAAAGCATTCTCAGATTTGAGAGGAGACTGATGTTCGCAGGCAGAGAAACAAAATTATTTCCAGACAGATCCAAATCTACTAATCGATGTAATAATCCGATACCATCAGGGACAACAGATAGATTGCAATAACTTAAATCAAGTTCCTTTAAACCAGATAATAACAAATCCATCTTTGAAAAAAGAAGACCTCTGCTTTGGGACGAAAGCGGACATCTATGAACACGTAGGAGTCTTAATCTTTTCAGGTAATGAACAGACAAAGGAATCTCTTGTATAGAAGTTTCACTTGCATCAAGCTTCCTTAAATTACACAATTCCCCCAAGCTTTCTGGTAATTTCTTGATGTTAGTTCCATCTATATACAGATGCTCTAAGCACTTCATCTTGTGTCCAAACTCAGGGATATATTCAAGATTTGAGCAGCCGGAAAGTAGTAGTGTCACAAGAGCTTCCATTTCCATGTTGCTTCTGCCAAGGCCCTGAAGATGTGTGCACCCACTAAGATTTAGGTATCGTATCCTTTTGTGAAAAAGAACTGATTTGTGTAGCTCTTTTAATTTGGTGCAGCCTTCAAGATTTAGTTTCACAAGTTTCGGAGTTGATGTCAAGTCAGGGATTTTGGTCAAATCCTTTGAGAAACTAAGATCAATTGATCTCAAATTAGGAAGATCCTGTTAAGTCATAAGTGAAAGGAAAAATTTCAGATTTCTAGCTTGCAGTTATTTCAAATCAAGACTATGCAGACAATACTTACAACATTTGTCTCCCAGAGAGTTTCAAGTTGACTATAACACATTTCAAGTTGATAAATATGTTTAGGTTTAAACATTGAAGGCAAGGACTTTAATGAACAACCATACCATTCCAGAATCCGAAGATCATTTGAAAGATAATTAAGACCTTGAGGAAAGTGTATATTACTAATTCTTAGAAACTTTAGTTTCCTCATCTTTGAAAAGCAGGATGGATCATCAATGCAATCATCCACTTCAATCTTATATGGCTCCTGGTTAATGATTTCAATTGTTCTTGATTCctggtttaaaaaaataaataaataaacaaaaaacacaaCAGAATGAGTCATTTAATCCTTTCACACTTTGTCCTCAAAAATATGTTTTGGCAATCCTAATTGTCAAATGAGTTACCCATTGTAACCATTCAAAAAAATCACAGCATAAATATTTTACAGCTAAAACCAAAAAACACAGCCAGGCCAACTTCAAATTTGAAAAATAATATGGGCTTCAGCTTgcaagaataaaaaaaataagtttttaagaAGCAAGTATAAACTGTAGAGATTTAACTTTGCGTTATAAAGTTTTTCAACATACACAACTTTATggattttgtaaaaaaaaattaagcaaACCTTTGCGTTGGATAAGAGAATATCCAAAACATCATGACGATACTTGATTGCAACTAGTTTTTCATTGTATTGTTGTGATTCCCTACGAAGAATTTCCCAGCACATTTGTTGGAGCAGGTCATGCATCCACACACACTCATCAAAACTAGTAGTAATAAGAAACTTGTTTATAAGATCAGTAATTCCACTCTCGGAGTGCAGACCAATATCGGTAAGTATATCTTCTACCAAATCTTTGTCTCTCCCTTTCAAGAAACATGCGATATACATGAAGGTAAGCTGCTGATGTCTATCTAGTCTAACATAACCTACTTCAAGTCTTCCAAGAACTTCTTTAGGTTGATATTTTTGAACTTTCTTCAATATGTCTTTCCAATAGTCTTCCTCTTTTCCACATAGTAGAGAACCATAAACAGTAAGCGCTATTGGAAGACCGCCAGTAAACTTCACAATATCAGCTGACAGCTTTTCGTAACCATGTGAAGGTTGCCCATCTCCAAATGCTGACTGGAAAAAGAGACTAAGAGCATCTTCACCTTTCAATTCTTCAcacaaaaatattttatttactttAGATGCACTAAGCAAGTCTGCATTTGTTGTTGTTACTATGATTCTGGTGCCAGGTCCAAACCATTCACGCCCACCAGCCAAGTACCTAAACTGGTCAGCATGATTCACATCATCCAAAACGATTATGACCTTCAAATCACGTAGCTCCGTCATCAACAGAGTTTGTCCATGTTTAACATTTCTAACTGGTATGCTTTCATCCTTTAAGACATCATCAAGGATTTTTTGTTGTAACTTGCATAAATCACTGTCATGTTCCCTGGAGATGTCCTTGATATTTCCAATAAAGCTGCTTTGTTGGAATGAATTTCGAATGCCCTCAAAGACAACTTCAGCCAAAGTAGTCTTCCCAATCCCACTCATCCCACAAAtcccactgggttgagggtaacgtcaccttcaaaagaggggcctactacaataactaagataatctcttaaacaagtgcaaaagtgcgaaaataatcaaaggttacactaacacacgagtcggatccaagtgattcatcttgtctatctgtttttattttattttcagcattttagttagttttattttcttagtttaaaactctttttctaacattttgatttgattagacgttgaggataaactggtactaaaagctcttgtgtccttggacgacctcggtatcttaccaacactatactacgtccacgatgggtgcacttgcccatatgtgtgtttagtgttagtaaatatcatgttttataaatttaaaacttggctaaaaagtgtaaaagggcttaaaatacatacctaaaacatatatacacactaacacgcatcaagtttttggcgccgttgccggggatacaaggattttaagaaagttaggaatcaacggcctaatcattttttttctatttttaaatttttaggattttcttatatttttcagcttctgcagagctcagcacgggtcgtgcctggtcggacacgggtcgtgcccagcagTGTTACTGCCAGTTTTtaattttccgagttacagaaggctgaccacggggccgtgtcggtgcaacacggggccgtgtccaactttccagtaacagggatccggaaaacaatcactgtaactccgaccacaggccgtgttcactgagcacggggtcgtggtgaactttctgaccaacattcttttttgtttttgttgcaggacttggaaccagatgccacctctacgtagtgtatgagctccagttctaataaagacataaaagaacctctagtagaacccgaacgctttctcagaaaaagactaaaagctaaaaaccaagagaaggtttcgggggacccacttccaatggcggaccaacgtaccctcatggattacctacgacccaccgtaggtaatctcggcgccgctatcaatgcaccgaatgtcgaagccaacaacttcgaacttcggtcACATTTGATACATatgcttcaaaactctgcaaactttcatgggcttgcggacgaggatccccatctacatattactaatttcttagaaatatgtgatacctttcggatcaatggagcatcaaatgacgccatccgacttcgaatgtttccattttcactaaaagaccgagcaaaagcttgggttaacgccctcccagttggttcggtaaatacctgggatgaactagcccaaaaatttctatataagtatttccctcccgctaaaacggctaaattaatgactgaaattaatacatactcgcaAGAGgagggggaatccttatatgaaacttgggaaaggttcaatgAGCTATTAcgaaagtgtccccatcacggtcttgcggtgtggcaacaagtatccactttcgacaatggattgttgccacatactagacaaacacttgactctagctcctggggacttttaggtaatcgccgcccgcatgaaatatataatcaaattgaggaaattgctcaaaccaatttccagtggcacactccccgaggcaataaatctattgccccgggcgcccataaggttgatgaaagcacttttTTACAAGCCCatatcgaggccctttcttctaaaattaaaaagttagagatgacaaaaacagtctcggttatggcttgtgaagggtgtggtgggccacatgaaaattggggttgtatgaaagaaacagatgatcaaccagaatcggtaaactacattgataatagacctaggccgtcgggtcctccaacgggcacctacaaccaaggatggcataaccacccta comes from the Helianthus annuus cultivar XRQ/B chromosome 4, HanXRQr2.0-SUNRISE, whole genome shotgun sequence genome and includes:
- the LOC110933914 gene encoding uncharacterized mitochondrial protein AtMg00820-like, giving the protein MRTRAMDGISIQIKLNLNLHTSIIAPIPKNPQVALSSPEWYNAMNDEFSALIKNETCELVPRTPDMIIIRSMWLFKHKFKLDGSLERYKARLVCDGRKQQVGIDCGETFSPVVKPATIRLVLSLALSQ
- the LOC110937304 gene encoding disease resistance protein RUN1-like, which encodes MSGIGKTTLAEVVFEGIRNSFQQSSFIGNIKDISREHDSDLCKLQQKILDDVLKDESIPVRNVKHGQTLLMTELRDLKVIIVLDDVNHADQFRYLAGGREWFGPGTRIIVTTTNADLLSASKVNKIFLCEELKGEDALSLFFQSAFGDGQPSHGYEKLSADIVKFTGGLPIALTVYGSLLCGKEEDYWKDILKKVQKYQPKEVLGRLEVGYVRLDRHQQLTFMYIACFLKGRDKDLVEDILTDIGLHSESGITDLINKFLITTSFDECVWMHDLLQQMCWEILRRESQQYNEKLVAIKYRHDVLDILLSNAKESRTIEIINQEPYKIEVDDCIDDPSCFSKMRKLKFLRISNIHFPQGLNYLSNDLRILEWYGCSLKSLPSMFKPKHIYQLEMCYSQLETLWETNVDLPNLRSIDLSFSKDLTKIPDLTSTPKLVKLNLEGCTKLKELHKSVLFHKRIRYLNLSGCTHLQGLGRSNMEMEALVTLLLSGCSNLEYIPEFGHKMKCLEHLYIDGTNIKKLPESLGELCNLRKLDASETSIQEIPLSVHYLKRLRLLRVHRCPLSSQSRGLLFSKMDLLLSGLKELDLSYCNLSVVPDGIGLLHRLVDLDLSGNNFVSLPANISLLSNLRMLCLNNCKRLQSLPKLSIVSEDTLYGLPMRFNYIISKKWVAVSKFHGRSNSTFPMVSCLNCPNIAENENGSHMAEKNIK